CACCTACATGTGTATATGTATCTAGTTTGAACGGGTCTAAGATGAGAAAACTTTCGAGTGCTTTGCAGGTTAGCAGGAGCAGCTCTACTCGCTCCAGTAGTTAATTACTGGTGGCCAGGGTTTCCTGCCAAGTTAGCTACAGAAGCCTACGATCTGCAACGTGCACAAGACCAATGGACCCTTCGAGTGTCTCACTACGCCCCGTTCCTCACCTACTGGTGGAACACTCAGAAATGGTTTCCTGCTTCAAGTGTTGTATCCCGCGTCATTGATATATTTTCCAAACAGGATTTAGAGCTTATTCCCAGGCTTTTAAGCGGAGACAGGGTACGCACTTACGGTGAAACCTTTCAAATTATGTCAGAATCTTATGCATAGAATGTATGTCCTTACTTGTTGATTTCTTGTTTCTTCAGACACAAATAAGGCAGCAAGGTGAATCCGTGTCAATTTTCAGTGACATGAATGTGGCCTTTGGAGGTTATACTTTTGATCCTATGGATCTTGAGAATCCCTTCAGTAACAATGAAGGTACAGTCCACCTATGGCATGGAGATGAAGATTTACTTGTACAAGTTAGTCTGCAACGCTATATTGCCCAAAAGCTTCCATGGATTCAGTACCACGAATTAGCAGGTGCAGGACACTTGTTCCCCTATGCTGATGGTATGAATGATGCCATTGTAAAGTCACTCGTACTGGGAGAAAAGAAGTAGTCAAGTAGGACTAGATAAACTCTTCTACTTGTTAATATTTGGTCACAGCCGCAGGGTCAATTTTCTAAACTACTCAATTCTCTCCTCGTAGTTTTTTCCTTGTTCTTTCATATTCTAAAAGCAATGGCACATGTGGATAGATTTGTAACTATTAAGAGTTTTTCAAGTTGAAGTTATGAATCTTATGAAATGATTTCCGCAATTGATAATCAGGGTCAGGGCAATGGTAaattaaaaacagagaaaataaaaagacagCTAATTCTTGGTGTTCAGCGATGCCACACAATCCAGGGTATCAAGGGACACCCTTTAGCCTCTTCCTGGAATTCAATTAACCAGAAGACCCTAAACTCTGTTTCCAAATAAAGCAGGCATACTTCtaatcaatctcaacaagtgATAATCTGGAAGTCAATGATAACAGATAGATTACACGCTCGccatagttttcttccaaaataTAAAGATGCGACTTGCATTGTTATAGCATCTACCGTGACACTTTCTGAGACTCCTAATTGTACGTTTTTCTACCCCATTTACTTAAGACCTAACCATCTGTCCATCCGTCCTAGTGATAAACCAAACCTGTAGTCCTATATTCTTTTACCTGCCCCTCCaaacacaaaatgaaaaaaaaagaagaaaagatataCACATCTTTCATGGAGGGGGAATGTGAGCACATTCAAAATTAGATTTCACCCTTGTAGATGGGTCCCAGATAATCACCTTCCAAGCTTCCCAAGATCTGAAATTCCCTATCCGTTTCAATCCACTTTGTTCCAAGGACCTTGAAGCGAACCTGCACATCCTTCTCTATCTTGGAGTCCTTGTCATTCTGGAACACTGGATTCTCACCAGGGAAGTGATGGTAATCTCCCATCTTGATAGCTGcaagaaaaaccttttcaatgggaCCACAGCTTAGGAAAACCCCCTGCTTCATGATCTTGTTCACCACACCACACAGGATCTCTCCCTTGAACGGTTTGAAGGAGATACATTTGAAAACAACAGGGAAGAGAACGTCGCCAGAATCCTGCCTGACCTTTCCGTCCCCTATGCGTTCCAAGGCAGTAGGAGCCACAAAATACCCGTAGTCCGAGTTCGCTTTGCGGTTTGAGAAGTCCTCCATCAATTGCAAGATTATAGCTCTTTGGAGAAGCAGCCCTTCACCATGCAGCTGCTCAGCAGACACCACTACGTTCCACGATAATTCCACCCTGAGATACATGACTGTTTACCTGCtcgaaaaagaagagagaaaaaatgCAGTTAGTTAAAACTCCATAAAATACCTAATCCAGAAAACTTCTCAACTATTAGGAGAAGACTTCCAGGTTGTAAACACGGTAAGAATGCAAAATATGCCCAACTGTACAAGGCTAGTATCACTTATTGGTTTTGACAACTATACATGAAAAGCATCGTCAACATAGAACATATTAACCGTCTACTCACTTCTGATATTATATATGCATTTTCATAGTCAATTTACTAAATACACCCGTGCTTCATATGCTTAAAAGAGCTCATATCTACAATTATGtacattttccccaaaatcatATCTCAGTTAATCAAGGAAGGCAAAAACAGTCAAATGATATGTGTTGGTGCAGTAAATATACTGATATACAAAGACAATAAGTAATGAAATAGCTTGTCTTTTAAGAACTGCAAGGGTCTTCTGGCTGCTAATAAGGCATAACAAAGAAAGGGTAAGTATTTGAGTTTCTAGATCAACTAGCATACACCAAACAAATTCAGATGCATGAAAAAACATACtaatttgaaataaataaataaacctaaagaaTGGCATAACTTAGCAAAAAGTTTGTAGTCTGCAGAGCTTGTGTAGAATCCACTAAACCAAAAAATACAAACCCATGTTACTCACCAAGCAACTATGACATCCAACCTATACTCTGTCTCATTTCACCTATTTTTCGAGAACGTTTTAAGTAAAGAGAGTTGTGTGATCCCTGTTGATGCAGTAACTATTATGACATATTAATGGGATAACTAAGTGAAAGA
This portion of the Papaver somniferum cultivar HN1 chromosome 11, ASM357369v1, whole genome shotgun sequence genome encodes:
- the LOC113322902 gene encoding uncharacterized protein LOC113322902; the protein is MVGVNKKISAASARAHTRKKKQNSGLKLAMGMCKTISLVVLMVFVAFAYQAIQPPAPKICGSSDGPPITAPRVKLSDGRHLAYKEHGVSKDKAKYKIVYIHGFDSFRLNPMPLSQELAEDLGIYMVSFDRAGYGESDPNPKRTDKSTALDVEELADQLGLGSKFYVIGFSMGGKATWGCLKYIPHRLAGAALLAPVVNYWWPGFPAKLATEAYDLQRAQDQWTLRVSHYAPFLTYWWNTQKWFPASSVVSRVIDIFSKQDLELIPRLLSGDRTQIRQQGESVSIFSDMNVAFGGYTFDPMDLENPFSNNEGTVHLWHGDEDLLVQVSLQRYIAQKLPWIQYHELAGAGHLFPYADGMNDAIVKSLVLGEKK
- the LOC113322903 gene encoding DNA-directed RNA polymerase V subunit 7-like, giving the protein MYLRVELSWNVVVSAEQLHGEGLLLQRAIILQLMEDFSNRKANSDYGYFVAPTALERIGDGKVRQDSGDVLFPVVFKCISFKPFKGEILCGVVNKIMKQGVFLSCGPIEKVFLAAIKMGDYHHFPGENPVFQNDKDSKIEKDVQVRFKVLGTKWIETDREFQILGSLEGDYLGPIYKGEI